AATGCATCAGTGAAAGTGACAATCGACTGACCATGTGCCTGTTTCTGGCGATCTCGTGCCACCACCTCCTTGGAAATGATGTTAACAGCCAAGGTGAAAGCAGAGGACACGAAGAAGCTGCCAGGCTCAGCAATGATGGAGACCCCAGTAGACAGAGGGAAGTATAGGTCCACCATAGACATGACTGCACTATTGATCTGCAAAGAAGATACCAAGTGGTAAAAAGTAGGAACCAAAACGGGTAGGCCTCCAAATTTTACAATTAAGACATTATAATCAATCTCATCGACAACCCCTGAAGAGTGGCATCAATCAAGCCCATCATAGTAGAAATACCACAGAATACAGTGTGTGCTATGGCTGTGCAGCaaaatcaaaaatatttcacatggtacaatttgaaaactgataGATAATACATTGTATTTCATAAGATACTGTAATTTCTTTGTCCCCATCATTTCAAAAAAATGCAATTCAATGCAGTACATTGCACATTTCTCTACCCGTGTGGTGTGTATGGAATTCACTGACCAGCTCCAGCGGAGTGTCAGAGGCACTGAAGCCGCCTCCAATGTCCAGGATTTTCATGTTGAAGCCAATTTCCTCCTGAGGCAGACAAAAGCTTGTTAAtgtgtaaacaaaatcacaagtGATCATCAAAGTACTGAGTGTTTATAGAGCGACCGCAAGTGTCCAAGGGTTAAACTGTGTGTCGGAAGGTGATGGAGAGTGGTGGTCACTGAACTGAGCAGTGTAACAAGCTACATAACAATGTTTGTAATTACTTACTCCCATATCAAAGACACAGCGGGCATCTGAGATGGCATGAATATACACCTGGTCATCTTCACAGGAGACGGAAATGTGGGACCTTTGGGGTGAAGGTTTCATGGTCAATATGACACCCAAAAAATTGctcaattttatttatgtagtaGGCTGGTTGGTAAATTCGAGTGAGTTCTGTATTCGTCTTTGTACCCTATCTATAGTTGCATTTCTTCAAACTGCTTTATAACCAATCACAGAGCATTTCTGCAGAGCTCACCTGACCCCAACGACCTGTACACCGAGCTCCTTAGCTCTCTCCAGCAGATGTCTGCAGTCTTTAAGGGAACAGCCAAATGCCATGCTTATCTCATCGTCTGGGCTCGATGCCTCTGTggccacctgcagcagcagcctgaatcaacacacaggaaacaaagaacCATGGTACATCATTATTTGATAAAAGCATTTTTGTTGCTCATATAATGAATAGTGAGTAATAACTGATAACTGAGCCAATTATTTAAGAATGTTGAAATGGCAATTTCATGTCATGTAATCACTGGCCCTGGGATTTAATACTAATACAGTCAAACACCTACTTGGCATTGGGGTGGCAGCGTGAAATCTTGCGTAGCTCTGCTTCATTATCACACACCAGAAGGTCAATGCCATTCTTAGCAGCATATTTAATCTGGGAGACCTGTTTGCAGACACCACTGTAGATTATGTCTTCAGAGGGAATACCATAGCTCTGCACCAGCTCCAGTTCAGACTGAcatacaaagagaaaaagacacaattgTATTtcagtactatacagtatgtgGTTTAGTAAACAGACAATTTATTATATCATGTCCATCCTGCATGGTTTACCATAAACAAAATACATGATCAACAACGTTTAAAAGGTGAGCAGAGGTACACTGACCACTTGGTGGTGCACCAGAGGTTGTGTAATACTGTTCTATATAAGTGTACTAGTAGTTGCTTGGAGGGGTGGTATATATTGATCCAAACTTAGTACCATGTAACAAGTtctttaaaacatgtctgtaAGACCGTGCAGCCTAAACAGTGCATACTGCAACTGTGATTATTTAATGTGAAGACTGATCTGACAACAGAGATCTAATCTGTTGTGAGAAAGTACCTTGTTGGTGCATATAAATCCAGTGCCCAGAGCAGCAAGAACTTCAATAACAGCTGGACTACTGTTGCATCTGACAGTGTAGTAGGGCCGAATTTGGCCCATCTGCGTTCGCCAGCGAACATGCTGCCTCAGTACGACTCCCAGGTCTGCTACAAAAAATGCATTCCTCTCCGACTGAGGAAGACAGAAGTGTACATGTGGGAGAGTCAGCAAAACTTTGGCAAAACTTGTCTACATGTAAAATTACTACATACAGTTAACAAGGCAATACATTAACAGGCGTTTGAGAAAATTACAACACAGTAAGAGGTCATGTGCTAAACGTGCATCATGTTTCACTGAGATTCCTTACCAGAGTTTGTTCATTAATGTGGTTGTCAATCACGTCGCAGAGCGCTGTGCCTGCCTCCAGCAGGCCAACAGAATACTGTGGCTCATCAGCAATACCTTTCATCCTCTCAACCGTTTTCCTCTAATCCGACAGGCATAAAGAATGTGGCTAATCTGAGTTGTCTTGCTCGCTCGATCCTGAGCCCCTGGGGTCCTAGACTTTTACAACAAACTGCAAGAAAAGTCAACATAAGACATGAATTTTAAAGGGGCAGAAGAAATTAGCCATTATTGGacaatatacatttattatttgttttttcctactctcatttattcattaactgGAAGATAAACTTCTCTGATTTGATCCATAAACAAGCCACTTCAGTGAGcatccaatcagagcacagaACAGGTTTCATGTTGTGGGAAAGCTTTGTGGAAGAGGCCTATTCTTCTGAAAAGccactgtgaaaacacagagtctgGGGCACAGGGTTCATTTACTTTACCATCAATTACTCCCAACAATCACCATTAAACCCTGAGCTGGTGACCCGTAAAGGTTCTTTTTGATGGCATTAAGCAAGGTACAATACTGTCTGCGTCTCTGTCACAACTTTACTTTCAATAATGTTGCACAATACGTCAGAGATGTACAGTAGTGACTAGACCACATCTGAAATGACTGTGGCTTTGGGAGGTTAAATGGGGAGACTAAACAATGTGCCTGGAAAGACTGCTGTGTTCTACACTATGACAAGgctaaaacaaacagatgaataGACAGTAGGCCAGGGGTAACATTTTGGTGCCTACTTGATTTCATGGTGAAAAAAAGGACTGAAGTCTGTAGGTGTTAATTAGTCCTCTGCTTGAACAGGAGTTAAAGAATTTGGGGAAATGGCTTGACCGAAGCGTCtctttaaaaatcaatcatGATTTTATATAACATGGAAAAAAGCTTAAATATACATTTCACATATtagttgaatatatatatattaagcAAAACTACTGCAGATAATAATCAGTCCAGAACACAGTGCCCTGTCATTTTAGTGACTGAAAGTGCTGAAAATAGATCTGAAATGTTAGATCTAATATTATAGTTTGTGATTTATCTGGGGCAAGCTATTTCTTAATATATCCATCTGTTTCTTCTATCAAGAGTTTCAGTTAAGCAATAACGATGTTTGTCCCTgcaagcagaaacacacacacagcaaaatgcTAGATAAAACACGGTTTagtttgcatgtgtttctgcTATGAGAGTATCAACAATCCATCAAGGGTACGCATAAATTCCTCAGTTCACATCTAATGTACTCACATGGATGAGTCCTGGGATGAACTCGTCCACTATCAGCTAGGATCCCAAGGTGGCTCGGCGTTGAAGTCAAATGGCTCCCGGTATAGAGCTGCCCCTAAATCCTCTGGATAGTTGTTGTACACCTGCACAGGGACAAATGAGGACAGGGCACATTGGAATCAGtcactgagagagaaacaactgTGACGAGGAGAGCGACTGTTTCTCCACTGACACAGGCTCCAATCTACCTTCACATTTAATGCTCTGTACAATCAAATGTGTTGAGGAAATGTTGACGAGCAGGCAGAATGAGTTCTGAGTGAAAGGCAATGGAGGAAGAACAAATAATATGTTTTAGGGTTTACTGGATAAGTGATACATGTTTTCTGTTAAGACTGTATTGAATATCTGAAGGTTGGTACTCAGACCCATGCGCCATGATAAAGTACTTTGATCCAAGGCAATTATGATAGTTTCAAATGAATTGACATTGCTATGTTACATGGTAAGAAGTATTGTCACTCCAAACACCAAACACTTCCCATTCTGCTACTAATTCACAGCCATATTTAACACGTCGGACTCAAGTTTCCTTGCTAGCTATTGTGACAGGTCGTTTACGTTCATTGATAAAGTTCAGATTAGCCTTAGCTCGCTACATAGCTATacacaatgtaaatgttgtaCAGGAATCTATCATGTTTCAACAATGATGCGACTGGACATTACGTTATTTCCAATGTATTACAACTTGCATTAGTTGCTTTCGCTACATTTGCCGGTCCATTCAACCACATGCTAATTAGCAAGCTAACAACGCGGTTAGCTAACGTTACTTACGTCTGCTGAAAACCCAAAAGAGGGGACAGAGCGCTTTTTCTTTTTAGGCGGAATTTTTAAAGAGTGGTGGGTTTACaaggagagaaaagtaaaaCGGCCATGGACGAGGAGGATTAGCTCGAGTTATTGTTGGTCGATGCTGTGTAGATGCGAGCGGCTACGGACCATTTGTAACGAGGGGGAGGACGACAACAGTGGCGACAGAGCGAGGAGCAAACAAGTGGCCCACTGAAACTAACAGGAGCACATCCGGTTACAGTATCAGAATAAAATGCATGTTAACGAACATATCACGACGTCTTTTGATTAATGAAAGACATAGATGCTGAAAAATATCGTTTTCATCAAAGTTTTCATTCAGGATTTCTTTCTCATAATCAATATGACTCAATAATTACAAACTATAAGAACTATTTCCAGCGTGATGCTACTTAAATACGGCGAATTGATCCAATGCAGAGGGGCGGGATTTAGAGATGTCAAAAATACACCTCAGTTTTCCAAAGAAATGATTGATTACACGTGGACTAATGTCACGCTTAATAGCAACAATAATAATGGTCTCATTCTAAATACACATAATTGTGTACTGTGAGCGTatgcaggtttatttttattcctatgttttacagtttcaccATATTCTATACAAAGATGCATCAATCTTATTTTTTCAGATCTGATTCTAATACCTGAATTTGGAACACTACCTATACCagttgattattattattattatttttagggcccgagcacctctGGTGGGAGGGccctaaaaataataatcatctcaacttcatattgagatgaatgtcatctcaacaagatggagatataaactaccaCGAATTTCGCGTTTTCGTGActtggcatcaaagtttgattacacgccgtcaaaacacgaggttgtgtatctcggacatacatggtccaattgagtccaaactagacatgtaagacaagattCCTGGCCTGATgtcatctacacagaaattatgacttaaaatcacagctcaCAAGTGAATTGTGGCAGTGGCTGATACAGATATTGAATTGGATCTGTCCCAATTATAATTCTATATTCTATTCTATGTTATTACAACATAATGTTCCATATACAATGAAAGTTAATTGTATCTTcaccaaacaaaaccacaaacttgACTAAATTCTATATACAGTTACttttataaacaataaataGGCCATCTTCAAAAAAATGTCAAGTTTACCTGTGTTATGTCTTCATTGTGTTCCCCATGGCTCAGTATTAAGGACAAAATGCTGTCCGATAAAGTTCAcagaattttcctttttctttctttctgttgccAAAAATCAACAGTTGCAAAACAGAAGTCCCATGAGTAATGAGTTAGATGGATGCATGTATTTTGTCTTCAAGTTCAAGCTCAAACTGGATTTCCCCCGTCCCTTTGCCTTTGTTGTTGTGACTTTGACAAGTTGTGCCTGCCTCTGGAAGTGCAGGGTCTGgggcagtgtgttttttttccaaggaGAGACATTTGCATGTCTCCCTCctcaacaggaggaggagggtgccAAGGAACGCTCAGCTACTGTTACAGAGTGACaggcacatactgtacagtcCTTATCAATTCAAATGTGTATAATTGGAATACACATAATAACAATTCATCTCAAAATAATGTACATCTTGAGGTTTTCTAGGATTCAATGAACACATTTATCACCTATCTTAAACTGTATGTTTCCATGGAGATTATATGTTAATTGAAGAAAAGAGCTAAATCCTAAATCTTTATCA
Above is a genomic segment from Hippoglossus stenolepis isolate QCI-W04-F060 chromosome 8, HSTE1.2, whole genome shotgun sequence containing:
- the LOC118114056 gene encoding antizyme inhibitor 1 encodes the protein MKGIADEPQYSVGLLEAGTALCDVIDNHINEQTLSERNAFFVADLGVVLRQHVRWRTQMGQIRPYYTVRCNSSPAVIEVLAALGTGFICTNKSELELVQSYGIPSEDIIYSGVCKQVSQIKYAAKNGIDLLVCDNEAELRKISRCHPNAKLLLQVATEASSPDDEISMAFGCSLKDCRHLLERAKELGVQVVGVRSHISVSCEDDQVYIHAISDARCVFDMGEEIGFNMKILDIGGGFSASDTPLELINSAVMSMVDLYFPLSTGVSIIAEPGSFFVSSAFTLAVNIISKEVVARDRQKQAHDELYPNDEPEFQYYMNEGVYGSFASKLSETRIAAPSVHRNTSLDAPVFSSSLWGPSGDDLDQVVEHCLLPELNIGDWLVFTHAGAYSLGQPLSTTTDSPPPPVYYVISSRDWFEMQDTGVAQEATMKNFSLVPYFLNTCQTEAALSVPA